The Cloacibacterium sp. TD35 region ACTGATATTCTATAATAGAACCATCTTTCACATTGGGAAAAGTAAATTTCTGAAGGAATAAATTTTTCTGTTCTTTTGATTTAAATTTAGCATCTTTTTCAACTTTAGAAGTGATTACTTTATCATTTTCGATGTTATAAGTATATGCTTTAAGACCAGAAACGGTTTCTTTTTCTCCACTGTATTCATAAAGAGGAACTTCTACATCTAGATATTTAGAGGCTTTATCTTTATTATAGATTTTAATTCTCCCAAAAACTTTAGTTTCTAATTGACCATTAGAAATAACATGACTCACTGAACTATAAAGAATTTCTGCTGGAGCATCTTCTTTGATGGTAGATTTGACCTTAGAAAGGTCATTTTTATTAAATTCTGGATATTTCAAAAACTTGTGCTGAGAAAACACAAACATTGAAATAAAAAATAAAAAAATGGTTAAAAATTTAGTTTTCATGAATTAGATTTTAGTTAAAAGAATTTTTGTATTATCGTGATTATTGGTTTTTTTTCTGAATTCTATATATTCTTTGTATTTTTCTTTAGGATAAATGTTTTTCTGAATGGTGATTTTTCTTTGGGTGACTAATTTGCCATTTTCCAATGAAAAACTAATAGAATAGCTTCCAAATTCTGAATTGAGAGATACAGATTTTGGGATTTCAGCTAATTTATAACCTTCAGGAATCTCTAGTGAAAAATTGTAAGTATCTTGATAAGGAAAATATACTTCTAATGGCAGTTTTCTATCTTCGTGACCGGTAGTTTGCAATAGGTCTAGAAATGGCATTGCTCTTAAAATAACGTCATTCCCTATCTTTTTAGAATAATTTTTGGCTTGGAGCTTTAATTCATAATTTACCAATGCTTCATCTCTATTATTGGTAATATTATTAGCTTCTAGGTTTTCCAGATTGAGGTAATAAAATCTTTCTTTAATAGCTTCTTTTACCTCATCTTTATTTAAAGTGGTAAGTGGCAATTGAAAATCATATTGTGCCCCAGAATATCTAAATTTAGCATCTATGTGAATGCTATTATCTGGACTTAATTTCACATGAGCATTTAGAATTTCGCTACTCTCTTCTGGCTTGTAAGAAGGCGTATTGATTAATTTGATTTCATTTTCAGAAATTGCCATCACGTTTCTATTGAGAGAAGTGTAATTCAAGTGATTAAAAGCAATTTCCTGCGATGTATTTTCTAGCCAAATATTCCCTTTTTCTGTAGGAATCATCAGAATGGCGTGATTACCAAACATTTTAGGAAAATCTTCGGAAAATTTTATGGGTGAGCGATCATCTGTGATAATACAATAATAAGATTTAATTCCTGCAGCCTGTAAAAGCGTTCTCATGTAATTCGTCAAAGCTTTACAATCACCATAACCTTTTTTTCTAACATCTTCTACCAACATAGGTTTCCAACCACCTATTCCTATTGCTACCAAAACATATCTGGTTTTACTCTGCATGTATTGATAGAGTTTTTTTACTTTGTCATGGGTACTTCCTGTTAAATTAAGTGCTGCTACTTCTGCTTGCAGTGCTGGTGTAACTTCAGAAACAGGCTGAATGAGGCTTTGGTAATACCAGCTTCCAAATTCATTCCATTGGGTAAGATTTCCTTGTTTACCTTCTAATGAAAATTTATCCAAAGAAAACTCTGCTTTTGGTAAAAAATCTATTAAACTTGGTGAGCGTGGTTCATCTTCTACTGCAGGAACATTAGAAAAACTATAAAAATATTTTTGTCCATTTTCAGAAAACGTAATCTTTGCAAAATCTGCCTCATGAACTTTGGTTCTTAGTCTAATACCAGATTTATTATTAATGACTAAACTCGTTTTTTCTGTAGAAACATTATACCCTTCAATGGGGAAAAAATCTGGCAGAAACACTGTATTTCTTGTTTCTGTGGTGTACGAATACTGTAAAGAATATGGGTAGCTAACAGACATATATTTCAGAAAAAGAATTCTGTTATCATCATAAAATGAAAAACTTGGGCTATGACTTGCATCGGTAAAATCACTTTTAGAATATTTTTTGATTACCTTTCCATTTTCGTCTAAAACCGCCACTTTTATATTACTTACAGATACACTTTTATCGTAAGGAATACTGATACTCGAGAAATCTTCTCCAGATTTATTAAGAATAGTAATGGTTTTACTGAAGGTTTGCACCATATTATCTATGGCATTAATATCAATAGAGGTCTCATCATTTCTTACAACAGCATTGGCTTTATGAAGTAAATTTTCTGGAATCGCTGAAACAGCAAAATTTTGAGAAAAATGTAAAGAACTGAAAATAAACAAGAAAATAGATAAAAATTTGCTCATATAATGGTTTTATAGTTTTTCGCTAAATTTATAAAAAAAGTTTTATCAAGCAAAGCTTTCTTACCTTGATATAAATCACAAAAAAAGCGAAAAAAAATCTCGCTTGTAATATTAAAAATATGAAAGAAAATTAATTATTGAGGTGAATTTTGTGGTTTCATTCCGCCTTTTCTCATAGCTTTATTTCTCCATGCATCTCTCTGTTTTTGCATGTTATCTAATCTTTGTTTTTGCCATTTATCATACTGCTCTGGCGAAAGTATTTTTTTCATTTCTGCTTCGTTAGCATCTTTTTTGGCTTGCATTTCTTGAAGTCGTTGCTTTCTCATTTCTTCCATTTTTGCTCTATTCGCTTCTCTTTCTGCATTATTTTTTTCTTGCAAACTTTTTATTTGTTCTACTTGCTTTTTAGAAAGATTAAGTTCTGCAGTCATCTTTTCTAAATTAGCTTGTTGTCTTTCTTTCGCTTTTTGAACCATTTCTGCTTTTTTAGCTTCTCGTTGTTCAGGAGTAAGTTTCTGTCCGAACATAAACACAGCACCGAAAATAGCTGCACTTAAAATTATTTTTTTAGTCATTTTTTTTTAATTATTTGGTTAACTGTCTTTTTGATAGTAAAACAAAACAAAGGTTAAATTCCCAAAAGCTAAAATTTCGTTAAAATAGTTTAACCGTATTTTTCGATAAGGTTTTTAATGACGATTTCTGTCTCATCAGGAAAATCTACTTGAATAGGCTCTGCATTTCTGAGCCAATAATCTAATTTTTGGTCAAATTCTTTTTCATTCCAAATCACAGTTACTCCCATTCTTTCGGCAGCCAAAGCATTGCACTGCTGTTCGTACTGATGAAACATGGGAACACACAAAAGCTTTTTTCCCAAAAATAAAGCTTCAGCAGGTCCTTCGAAGCCTCCCCCGGTTAATAGACCTTCGGATTTTGCTAAAGATTGATTAAATTTTTCATTATTCACCTTGTAAACCTCCACATTATCATGTATGTAATCAGTTCGTGTATGTTTAGAAAAAACTTGAAATTTTTGGTCTGGATGTTTTGATAATTTTTTCAAAATAAACTTATCTGAATACGCAGGTAGATAAACTGTGTAATGTCCTAAATATTCTGGGTTTAAATTTCTGATTTCCGAACGGATTACTGGAGTTCTAATAAAATTATCATATCGCTGAAAATGAAAACCCACTTTATAAGTAGCTGGCGCATAATTTTTGAGAATAATTGCACCCAGATGAATTCCAGAAATAATAGGTGTTTTAGGAGAAAGAAATGCAGACTGATGACTTAGCGCAACCGATTTTTTACCTCTTAGTTTACAAGCCCAAGCGGTAACGGGTTCAAAATCATTAATCACCAAATCATAATCTTTCACAGGGAGATTTCTAATATCTTTTATTAATTGTGAAAAATCTGCTTTTCGGAAACTGCTTTTGTAATTTATTCCACCGTTTGTTCCGAAATCAAACCCGAAACCTTTGAATTGATATTTTATTTCTTTATCTAAATTCACATCTGCTTGTGTTCCGCTGATGAGAATATCTAGTTCACCATATTTTTTGAGGATGGGAATTATTTCTCTAGCCCTAGAAACATGTCCATTCCCCGTTCCTTGAATCGAATACAAAATTTTCATAACCACTAAGTTAGAAGAAATAATTACTCAAAATTCAAGTTTAAATAAATTTAACATTAGAATAAAAAAAGCGGAGATAATTCCCGCTTTTTCTGTGAATGTAAAAAATTAATTTGATATGAAGAGTTACCTCCATTTATGTTATATCAAATCTCGTGCCTAAACAATTGTTTAGCTTTTTTTTGTAAAAAAATGAGGAACAAGTGAATTGTTCCCCATTTTAAAAATCAAAGTATTTAGTATGTAAAGTATGATGTTTCTATCTAAATCCTCCACCTCTGTTTCCGTTTCCTCTTCCATTTCCATTTCCATTCCCAGTAGAACGACTTTCTGAAGCTTTATTTTCTTGACCTCTGAAACCACCACTTCTTACGGCGTCATTTCCTCTGTTTTGGTTTTCATTTCTTTGAGGTGAAGCACTTCTGAAGCCATCATTTCTAGATGGTTGTTGATTTTGGTTTCCGTAATTTCTGTCATTATCATTTCTAGAATCTGAACTCCTAAAACCACCGTTATCTCTAGGTCTTTCTGCAGATGAACCTGATCTAAAACCTGAATTTTCTCGAGATTTTTCGAAGTTTCTATTGTCATTATACGATCTATCATTATTTCTGAAACCACCTGTTCTGTAAGCATCATTTTTAAAAGTTCTTACATCTAAATTTCTATATCTAGGCGTAACATAAACTGTTGGTCTATAATGTTTTACTCTATAATTTTGATAATAAACGATTGGATTATAATTGCGATAATATCTTTGATAATACACTACGTAAATTCTAGGACCTAGAATTCTTTCTAATGCAATAAATCTGTCATAGTACCATCTGTTAGGATTATATCTGTAATATCTGTGCCAGTTTCCGTAACTAGAGAAACGTGAGTTTAAAATTCTTATTTCTCTGATTTGATAAGGAGAAAGCCTGAATTCTACAAAAAATCTATCCCAATTGATGCTAATAATCGTGTTCCTATAATCATTATAATATCCTCTATATAAATCATTGGTATAATAATCATTAGGATATTCATAATAATATTCGTCTGGATAATTGTAATCATCATAATAATATTCTTGGCCATAATTGTTGCCATAATCATCATTAGGATAATATTGTGCGTATGAAATTCCTGTAACTGATAAAGCAGAGACGAGGAATAATTTTGTGAATATGGATTTCATCTTCTTAATTATTAAAGGTTCTATTAAGCATTATTAAAAATACGTGCCAAACTTTTTATTTTTTGATAACGATTGAAGCATATTTTTTCGAAAATGTAGAATTCAAGCCATATTTAATAACTAAAAATTTGATGTAGAAAAATAAAAAAAGTTAAAATCTAAACTCGATTTTAACTTTTTTATTGTGTAACTAAGTAATTTTAATCTCAATTATTGTCTGTTTGATTCACTAACAAACTGTGCAATTTTATCATTAAAATGTTCTTTTTGTAATAAATCTTCTAGTGCGATATGCATTCTGTATCTCCAATAATGAGGGAAAACCGCTGGATTATTGATTCTCTCGTCATCAGCATAAGGATTTACAATTTCATAATCTGTAGCAAAATACTCTTGAATTGGGAAAATCGCTAACATCGCTTGAGAATGTAAATGCTGTTTCATAATAATCTCTGCCAATTCTGGAAAAAGTTCCGAAGGTGCAGTTCCGTATTGATTAAGCTGATTATTATAGTAATTCTGTGTAAGTTCTCTGTTTTCTTTCCACCATTGTCTTAGTGTAGAACTGTCGTGAGAAGAAGCCGTAACTACGTTCATATAACCTGCATTTTGAGGGTTATAATATGGAACATCTTCTTTTGGCGAACGCTGAACTTTTAATGCTGTAATTCCTAAAGCATCCATCACACCAGGAACACAATCTGGAACCAAACCTAAATCTTCACCACAAATTAACATATCTGTTGCTGAAAGCAGCATTGGTAATTTTTCCATGGCTTTTTCATGCCAAAGTCCATCTTGTCTTCTGAAGAAATAATCGATATATACTTCATGCAACGCATTCTTTTCCCAATCAGAAAGATGTTGATATGAAGATGTTTTTTGAATATTAAATCTTGGGTGATAAACAATGTCTTCACCATTATTTTCGGTTAAGAATAACACATTCGCAGCAAGTGAAATCATTTTTTCTTCCATCCAATCTCTTGGATGAGTTTTAAAATAATCTACTAATTTTCTTTGCGAATCATATTCTGATTTAAAATGATACACTCCATTTTCTTGATACAAGAAATGTTCTGCAATCACCTCTTTTTCGTATCCGAAATTATCCCAAAGAATTTGGTCATTGATAAAAGGTCTGCAATATCTATCATAATTAAATGGAATATGTCTTGCCGAAAATTCTAGCAAAGTCACAGGAACCGCAGGATAAAAATACCCTAAAATTCCTTGTGTAGCAGACATTGGCATTCTCCAAATTCTGAAAAATCCTAGAATATGGTCTATTCTCATTGCATC contains the following coding sequences:
- a CDS encoding DUF3857 domain-containing protein; the protein is MSKFLSIFLFIFSSLHFSQNFAVSAIPENLLHKANAVVRNDETSIDINAIDNMVQTFSKTITILNKSGEDFSSISIPYDKSVSVSNIKVAVLDENGKVIKKYSKSDFTDASHSPSFSFYDDNRILFLKYMSVSYPYSLQYSYTTETRNTVFLPDFFPIEGYNVSTEKTSLVINNKSGIRLRTKVHEADFAKITFSENGQKYFYSFSNVPAVEDEPRSPSLIDFLPKAEFSLDKFSLEGKQGNLTQWNEFGSWYYQSLIQPVSEVTPALQAEVAALNLTGSTHDKVKKLYQYMQSKTRYVLVAIGIGGWKPMLVEDVRKKGYGDCKALTNYMRTLLQAAGIKSYYCIITDDRSPIKFSEDFPKMFGNHAILMIPTEKGNIWLENTSQEIAFNHLNYTSLNRNVMAISENEIKLINTPSYKPEESSEILNAHVKLSPDNSIHIDAKFRYSGAQYDFQLPLTTLNKDEVKEAIKERFYYLNLENLEANNITNNRDEALVNYELKLQAKNYSKKIGNDVILRAMPFLDLLQTTGHEDRKLPLEVYFPYQDTYNFSLEIPEGYKLAEIPKSVSLNSEFGSYSISFSLENGKLVTQRKITIQKNIYPKEKYKEYIEFRKKTNNHDNTKILLTKI
- a CDS encoding glycosyltransferase family protein, with the protein product MKILYSIQGTGNGHVSRAREIIPILKKYGELDILISGTQADVNLDKEIKYQFKGFGFDFGTNGGINYKSSFRKADFSQLIKDIRNLPVKDYDLVINDFEPVTAWACKLRGKKSVALSHQSAFLSPKTPIISGIHLGAIILKNYAPATYKVGFHFQRYDNFIRTPVIRSEIRNLNPEYLGHYTVYLPAYSDKFILKKLSKHPDQKFQVFSKHTRTDYIHDNVEVYKVNNEKFNQSLAKSEGLLTGGGFEGPAEALFLGKKLLCVPMFHQYEQQCNALAAERMGVTVIWNEKEFDQKLDYWLRNAEPIQVDFPDETEIVIKNLIEKYG